In one Oleidesulfovibrio alaskensis DSM 16109 genomic region, the following are encoded:
- a CDS encoding thioredoxin family protein produces MFTQLTDADFEQVLAATASGVVIFFKKQCPHCKNMEKVLEKFAAKNPDVALFSMDSEENPATVERLEAERAPTIIVIKNGAVAARKAGLMNPKEMKAFFAAA; encoded by the coding sequence ATGTTTACTCAGCTTACCGACGCAGACTTTGAACAGGTACTGGCCGCCACAGCCTCCGGCGTGGTCATCTTTTTCAAAAAGCAGTGCCCGCACTGCAAGAACATGGAAAAAGTGCTCGAAAAGTTTGCCGCCAAAAATCCCGATGTGGCCCTGTTCAGCATGGACAGCGAGGAAAATCCCGCCACTGTGGAAAGGCTGGAGGCGGAACGGGCGCCCACCATTATTGTCATCAAGAACGGCGCCGTGGCCGCGCGCAAGGCCGGACTGATGAATCCCAAGGAAATGAAGGCGTTTTTCGCCGCGGCGTAG
- a CDS encoding sulfatase: MTFDRSKIKNVVMIMLDTLQFNYLGCYGNKQVKTPNLDRFARQSVLFENAYSEGLPTIPVRRALMTGRFTLPYGGWKPLSGDDTTITDILWGRNVQTALIYDTAPMRLAKFGYSRGFDYVDFCPGQELDHTTFADMPLDPALKPEDFTSPSMVWDKDGNLIDDDSKQLLDEIGCFLRQMQHRRSDADSYVAKVMNRTEYWLRERRDKSRPFFLWVDSFDPHEPWDPPSVWEGTPCPYDPDYEGNPILLAPWTPVEGRISERECEHVRALYMEKITMVDKWVGRILDSLREQGLMDETMVVVMSDHGQPMGNGEHGHGIMRKSRPWPYEELVHVPLLMHIPGVQGGQRISSFVQNVDVTATIMDVMNLADTEDGVSDHGMNTFGAESMQGESLLPLMRGEADSVREYAIAGYYGMSWSIITEDYSYVHWLVSEDEKNRADCVEGADKEMSEEMWTCTAGAKVQMPEHNELYDRRTDPFQLNNIAAQKPEVAEELLQKLKLVIGGLRTT, encoded by the coding sequence ATGACTTTTGACCGCAGTAAAATCAAAAACGTAGTCATGATCATGCTGGATACCCTGCAGTTCAACTATCTGGGCTGCTACGGCAACAAGCAGGTCAAGACTCCGAACCTGGACAGGTTCGCCCGTCAGTCCGTTCTTTTTGAAAATGCCTACAGCGAAGGGCTGCCTACCATTCCGGTGCGCCGTGCGCTGATGACCGGCCGCTTCACCCTGCCTTACGGCGGGTGGAAGCCCCTTTCCGGCGACGACACCACCATCACCGACATCCTCTGGGGGCGCAATGTGCAGACCGCGCTCATTTATGACACCGCTCCCATGCGCCTTGCCAAGTTCGGCTATTCCAGAGGTTTTGACTATGTGGATTTCTGCCCCGGGCAGGAACTCGATCATACCACCTTTGCCGACATGCCGCTGGATCCGGCTCTCAAGCCGGAAGATTTCACGTCGCCTTCCATGGTCTGGGACAAGGACGGCAACCTGATTGATGATGACAGCAAGCAATTGTTGGACGAGATAGGTTGTTTTCTGCGTCAGATGCAGCACCGCCGCAGTGACGCCGACAGTTATGTGGCCAAGGTGATGAACCGGACGGAATACTGGCTGCGCGAACGGCGCGACAAAAGCCGTCCGTTCTTCCTGTGGGTGGATTCCTTTGATCCGCACGAGCCCTGGGATCCGCCGTCAGTATGGGAAGGCACTCCCTGCCCGTACGACCCCGACTACGAAGGAAACCCCATTCTGCTGGCTCCGTGGACACCGGTGGAAGGACGCATTTCCGAACGCGAATGCGAACATGTGCGCGCCCTGTACATGGAAAAAATCACCATGGTGGATAAATGGGTGGGACGCATTCTTGATTCGCTGCGCGAACAGGGACTGATGGACGAGACCATGGTTGTGGTCATGTCCGACCACGGGCAGCCCATGGGCAACGGTGAACACGGGCACGGCATCATGCGCAAGTCGCGCCCGTGGCCCTATGAAGAACTGGTGCACGTACCTCTGCTTATGCACATTCCCGGTGTGCAGGGCGGGCAGCGCATATCGTCTTTTGTCCAGAATGTGGATGTGACCGCCACCATCATGGATGTGATGAATCTGGCCGACACCGAAGACGGTGTGTCCGATCATGGCATGAACACATTCGGCGCCGAGAGCATGCAGGGCGAAAGCCTGCTGCCTCTCATGCGGGGCGAGGCCGATTCTGTGCGCGAGTATGCCATTGCAGGATATTACGGCATGTCGTGGTCCATCATCACCGAAGACTACAGCTATGTGCACTGGCTTGTCAGCGAAGACGAAAAGAACCGCGCCGACTGCGTGGAAGGCGCCGACAAGGAAATGTCCGAGGAGATGTGGACCTGCACCGCAGGAGCCAAGGTTCAGATGCCCGAACATAACGAACTGTATGACAGGCGTACCGACCCCTTCCAGCTGAACAACATTGCCGCGCAGAAGCCCGAAGTGGCCGAAGAACTGCTGCAGAAGCTCAAGCTGGTCATTGGCGGGCTGCGCACGACCTAA